The nucleotide window CTTCAGAACAGCTTCGTGCGAGGGTATCATGACCATTATATTCCATGCTTGGTCCAGAAGAATCCAAGCCATTAACACTGAGCAACGCACTCCTCACAAGGGCATCATGACCTAGAGGTGCCACCATGGATGCAAAAGGATCCTGGCTGTTAGTACAGCGGGATGAAGAGCTTTCCAAACACATACTTGGGGTGGGCGAATGCTGTCCTCGGACTGCACTCGCAGGAGAACCACCATATGTGGAATTCACAGGTTCACAATTCTCACGAAGTACACTTGGTGCTGGACCATCATGACTAGGAGTTGCAGATACAACATCTGTACTTGTCCCAATGCAGACAGATCCCAATGTTGCAGGACAACTGGTATTCTTTGCAGGAGAGTTGTACCATAATGACGGCTGCAATAGGAGGGAAGAAGTTAAGAACAGAAACGTGGTTGGCCACATTTGTCCAAGCCCACAACGTCCACAGACAAGGAATCGCTAAATATAAGAAAAAATACTGAAATGGCATGCACACAAAGTAGAGAATGACATGATACAACCTCTTTGGCAGCAATGAAAGGGAGAGTGGAAATATTGCAATGACTAAGGGGCTGTTTGGTTGGTTACTCAAAATGCCACACTTGTTTGGCCACACTTGTGGCATGCCAAGGATTGTGGCGGACAAAATCAGCGCCACACTTGTGGCGAGAAATTCTGCTGGAAAAAGCTCTTTGCATGTGTGGCGAGCCAAACCTTCATCAGCATCCAAACAGCTGCCTACGGAGCTGTGGCGTGCCGCACCTTTGGCGTGGCAAGGTAAGGCCGCCAACCAAACAGCCCCTAAACTATCGATTTGTCATTTGGGCCAACATTGGAAACAAAGCTTTCCAAGAAGATGCACAAACATTGTAAAACACAGTAAATACTATGCCAACTTTGTCGAACAGCACATGCTCCCTCCGCTCTGACCGTAAATATCTAAAACAGTATTTTGTTAACAGCTACAGTTACAAAATCACAATCAAAGAAACTGCTTTTGTTTACGAACCCAATGGTGTCTATTTTCATAAACCAAATATTGTTGGACTAATCGTTGGTCAAAGCACGAGCTTGGACAATCATGATACACCTCCTATTTTGAAACAGAGGTAAGTAGTAGTACTACACAAAAAAGCTAACCATGCCATCATTCCATCAAGAGAACAGCACCATTGCACCAGCAATAAATTTGGGGACTTTTACCTTATGAATAATTAAAAACATCTCAAAAGTAATATTCGATGCTCTCTTAGTCTAAGAATATAATAGGCACAAACCTCTAAAGGCTTGCCCCACTTTCTTAGCCCAAATCCCTAGTGTCACTCTTATTTTAGCCAATGTGGCTACAGTTGAGGCTCTCAGTTGGCACACTTTTGAGCCAAGCCACACTTTCACTTTGGCTAACTTAGGTTTGACATGCGTGGGCACCAACCAAAAATTGTTGTTCATAGGCATTAAGAAATATTCGCAGACGCATCACAAAACATTGCTCTGTACACCAGTCTTGCGTAATTCACTCTTGGTATGGTGATCATCAAATGTGTACTTAGATAAAGTATACTGCCAGAGTAACTTACACTGTATTTAAGTTTTGTTAAGGTATCCAGAAGTAATTTCTCTCCAACTATTATCATCATTTTCTTGACCATTTCATCACGAGTAATCTTATTTTCCTGTGTAATAAAATCATTTGAATGAATAGACAGAAGCAAACTGACTGCAAAATTCAGTGACAATTGATAACAAAATAGAAGTTGCCAAGAAGGCAATACCTTCAACTCCTCATAGTGGCGATAGAGCAATTCCCTCGCTAAAGACGATATACTGTCTTGTATTGTCTCAAAGAGCAATCTGAATGAAATCCATGGAGACGTTGGCCCTTCATCAGTTTGACATAGTACCTACATACAAGTCATAGATGTCAGATCAACAGGAGATTATTAGCTTATGACAGCACTAGAAGTGCTTTTTAACACAGAAGGCACAGAGAGCAGTACTTGGAGGTAAAGTTAAAATTTGACAAACATAcaacaacaaaacaacaacaacaacaacaacaacaacaacaaagcctttagtcccaaacaagttgggggtaggttagaggtgaaacccataagatctcgcgaCCTAAAATTTGACAAACATACTCTGGCAAAAATTGCTAATACTCAAAGACACATCCAAGCAAACAGTATGCTTGTAACCCGTTAGCTCCTATTGGGAAGTACTCCCTACGTTCATAAATATAAGATGTTCAAACTTTTTTCTGaatcggatgtatatagacacattttagtgtgtttgttcattcatttcagtccgtatgtagtccatattcaAATATCCGAAACATCTTATATTTGCGAACGAAGGGAGTACCATGATAAGAGTTCAGGTGACTCACTGATTGAAGAATAGAAGGATCCACTTTCACTTCACCTGGAGGTGGGCGCAACCATAAACCCTTTAAGCTACGAAAATACTCTGTAAATAAGTACAGTCAAAGTGGATCAGTCATTTATCTCATGTAAACATACATGATAAGAAATTCAACACTAAACGACTTAGCATACCTTGAACTTTTGGAGCAAGCCTGAAACTTATAAGGTATTCCAGAGAAATATTAGTGCTTCGGTGTGATGGCCAGATCACATAATAGTTTGGGTTTGAGCAATCATCAACGCCAGAATcataaatgcctagaaactccTCCTGTGAACCTGGTTTGATAACTCCTGTTTTGCCCAATATGGCTCGGCACAACAACATATACTGTACCCCTTTTTCGTCAACATCACAAAGACCAACACTGCAAAATAATAAAATGTTATGCAACATCCACTGATATGTAACTAAAACAGACCATTGAAACTACAAAATGAAATGACAACCTTGTAAAGGCGCGGTTTTCAGGTGACAGATAAATGCCATCGGCCATTACCGTATCATGAGTGTTTTTTCCAGTGCTAACAAAACCATTAACTATAACACTGACAATGTCTTGCTTTCTGGATCCAAGCCATCCATATTTTGCATTTGCATTGCCAGACTTCTGTCCTGTCAACCTCAACTGTTTCTCAAAAGCTTCAAGTCTACGCTGTGCAGGGATATCCTTTGGAGAGTACCGATGAATATGAAGAATGTTGTTAGGCACTGCAAATGAACCCATACCAGAGAGGAAAAGGTTCTGAACAAACAGAAAGCTTTCGCTACCTCTTTCAACATGTACAATCTTCTTACGCAATATATCTAAAGCACAAGAACTCTGTATAACTGGAGGGCTGGCTTCAAGCATAGCTTGTTTCGCCACATCAGATGGAGGCTTCACAACATTACCCCTAACGGAACCTAGTGCAGCACCTTCAACAACATTTCTGCTCAACTTTGCGGATTCTTCAACTTCCTCATCAAAGAATGAAGACGGAAAAGACCAGTTGTTAGTCCCATCAAGCCATGCAACAGATCGCTGTTTCCTCGTTTTTAGGTTCACCAAGGTCATTGATAAGAAATCAATAAGTAGAGGCTGGTCATCCATCACAACAACGATACTAGATTTGTCACCTCCGAATGCATCAACAATGGATGTGACTATTTTGTCAGGGAAGTCACACCATGAACCTTGTTTGTAAAACACGACACGACTTGGCGCCCCACTTTTCAGGTAATTAACACAATCATTAGCAAGATTAGGTTGGCTGTGACAACTGTGAGCAGGTAAATCCGATGAGGATCCGCTGTGCACCATAGAAGATACATTATCAATTTCAGTATGATGGGACTTGCTGTTTTTCGCCAAGCAATCATCATCGGGCTTGCGCTTCAGGCACAAAGCCTTAGACTTTTGCAGTGGATCCATGGGTGCTTTACTTCCTAATAGAAAAACAAAGAAACATGGCAATGGGTGATCCTAATATGATAGAAAATTTACAGTTCTTCCCTTACTTTTTTAATATTTATCTCATAAGTATAACACGATCCTGTAAGGCAACAGTAAATGTAAGTGTAACACGGAACACACAGATACATCAGAAAGTCTTAATCAGCACTACTTTGCAAATAGAAGTGGACTTCATCAGAGCACAAGTCAAATGACTAGATATGGAAATGGTTCAAATACAGGAATCATCATTCAGTGAACGTTTTCTTCAAAGAGGCAGGCagtaaagtactccctccgtcccaaaataagtgtcttgaGCTTAGTACAAATTTGTACTAGAGCTAGTACAAAGTCGAGACACTTAtttcgggacggagggagtattcaaGTACTTGTCTGCGGTGTCTTTTGATATGTAAATCAGTATATAGAAGTAGACAATACAACTTATGGGCATCCTGAGTTCCTGACTAAGTGACTATGCTTCTCGAAGAGGCCACAGATTATTCCAGAGACTCAAATGCTGCCAATAAGAGTAGAGAATACAAGCTATTGACATATGAAACTACCATTTTTTAATGTATCTTACATTATACTACCTCTGTTTGTTTTTATAAGACGTTTTAGACTTTCAGACACTGTTCAAAAACAGCACAAAGCAAGTTGTCTGAACGTCTTATAAAAacaaacggagggagtacttgatTCAATCTTTGGTAAGACAACAACAGTTGCATAAGCAGGGATCTTCATTAATCTCTTGCAAACAGCAGCATAATCATGCACTTGGCAGGAAATATTTGATACAGAAAGATAATATAAAACCAGTAATAACTCATCAAAGAAAATTACTTACATAGATACTACTTTCAGGTGCAATGCAAAATAAAAGAAATAGTTAAAATGTTGCGAAAGCATTCAAGTAGAAAAAAAATCTGATTGGGGCGCTGGGGGCAAACTATAGAAGTGGGGGGCCTGAGGCTTGTACAAATTCACATAGTTCTGGCGTCTTTTTTCTTCTAAAATACAAAGAAATTATGTCCGAATTACATATTTTGAGTGGGGTCCTAGGCCCTCAACGTGGGTTCAAGATTTTTCTTGTATAGGTGCCGAATCGCAAATGTCTAAGCGCATTTAAAACAGGGCACTAATAAATCCAGTAATCCACCACTGTGCGAACGGAAAAGGAAAGGGAAACCCCTTCTAAAGCAACTAGCGTCTATGAGTGAAGGGAAAAACCCTACTTGAAATGGAATTAAACCGAACAAAAGAAGAAGAAACTTCCcgcaaaaacaaaaaaaagaagaaaCGAAATAAAAATCCagattttttttataaaacaaCTAGAGGACTCCTATGAGGCTATGAGCAACCAAACCGAAAATTCTTACAAGGACAAGCAACGCAGATGATGCAGCAAAGGGGGAGGGAGGGATGACGCGAGGGAACGAGAGGAACGGGGCCTTACAAACACAGAGGAGGGAGGACCCGTCGCCGGAGGGGACGCGGGCGCGCGGCGGTGGAAGTGACGGGTGCGGTCAGTAGGGCGGCGACGACGGCACCCTCTCCCGCGCCTCCGGTGCTTCCACGGCCTCCGACATCCGGGACGGGGTTTCTCGCGGCGAGGCTGGAGAGCTCGGAGTCGGAGGAGAGAAATGGAGGAGACGGGACACGTGGGCTGGACTGGCACGCAGGGACGCTGGCCCGTTCTGATGATGATGCGTGCAAGGCCCGTTGATCGGGCGCTTTCGCGCTGGTTCCTATTCGGCGCTCAGTGCGCTGGTTAAAGGCGTCCCCGGTTTTGGAAAGCTTCAAGAAGCTGTCGACCGTTTTTCTTTCTTTGTTCGTTCTTTATTATTTTTGTTTTTACTTTTTATTACTTAATATCATTAAAATTTTCCTTTTCAAATTCGTGATTTTTTAGAAAATCAAAAACAATTTTTAATTTTTTagttcatgaacatttttcaaatctGCACATTCATAATTTTTAAAAATCCATGAAACTTGTTTCAGTTCCTGAATACTTTTCAAATCTGTGAACACTTTTCAAATAGGTGAAATTCTTTCAAATTCGCAATTTCATATTTTTAAAATTTTATAAACTTTTCTGAAGCATGAAAGTTTTCCCAGATTTGAAAAAAATGAACCCGTGTGTTTTCCTAAGATTCAACGGTCAACCAGTCGGCCTGTGTGCTTGATGAGCAAGCTACTCGCTCGCATAGCTGTGCCGGCCCATGCAAGGGGGCGCGCGAGCGCGGACTAGGAGCACTCCTCTTTCACGGCCTTCTGGGTTGGGAGCCTTATCAAGCTCGCTGTGTCAATTTGCTGACCAAACGCACATGACGGGCGCACGGGACTGGGCCAACCCACTTCGGAAGAGAGAACTGATATTTTTGTTTTTTATTGATTTTCTATATGTTTTCAACTAGTTTCCTTTTACAAACACACAGTTTTTGTTTTCATTCTAAGAAATCAAccattttaaaaaaaattgagaACAATTTTAAAAATTCCAGAATATTCTTCAGAAAAacatgatttttttgaatttaagTATGCGAAAATATGTTTAAAATATGAATGATTTTTAAAttatgtgaacattttttaaaaaatatgatAATTTTCAAATTTATAGATTTTTGTTAAAAAAGAcgtgattttttttaaaaaaaattgcgTCAAAAATATGAATAAAGCTAATGGATGAAAAGAAGAAACTAGAACCAGAAGGAACATGAAAAATGGCTCTAAAACCAACTGCTAGCGAACAAATGTAAAAAATATGGTCTTGCCTTACTACGCTAACGGGCTTGACCCGTGATGATCGCCCTGTGCGAATCCTTGAGAAACTAAGGCAATGAGCATGATATAGGAAATGTCTTCTATGTTTTGTGATCGAGTGGGAGGGGGGTGACTAGTCGCTTAACTCATTCTTTCtacttttcttttcttttactGTAAGTCCAAATGCCCCAGTCTAATGGACTACATGATGTCAAATATGAAGGAATAACTAACATCAACACTACAATTAACATTTCACCATTCAGTTTACTACTGATAGGCCATCAATGATGAGCATTATTGATGATGGGTCATTGTTAATCCACCAACGATAACCAGTAGACAACTGGTGTCGGAAGTCACCACTAATGGGCAATATGGTGACCCGCGAGAGGTGAACAGAGTGGTCGGGCATGTGTGCCAAAACACTGACGACCACTCAGCTCCGGCGGGTGGCTACTACTGATCCGTCAACGATGAGGTACCACCGTTGATGGGCCACACCTCTAGCCCATCAACACCACCCTTGCTTCGCCATCCAAAACCTCTGGTGCCGCTCCCACTCTCCACTCCGTCTCAGGCCAACCAGTAGAGCTTGACTCCAACATGAAACAATGAACCCAAGGTCAAACAAAGATACTTGTTAACCTAGCCCAATGTGTATCCGTAGCCTTCCCTGTTTTGAGAATCTCATATTTCTTCATAGCACGAGTGTCATTGGTATGTTCTATCGCCTGTTCCTAGGTAAGTAGATTTTCTACCAGCGAAGTAGAATTAGCCTGAGAATCAGCAGCTAAGAATGTGGGGCACCCTGCTTTTGTCATCTGCCCGTCTCATAGCCTCTGACACTCTCTCTTAGCTTACTCCTTAGCCCACCTCCGCATCGACAACTTCTCTCCTCACCATCGGACCTGCCTCCCTAAGGGCCACAATGGGTACCTGCAGTCTACCGGGTTCATGCGCCCCATATGCCATTGGATCTACATGTCCTCATCGACCTCTCCCAATCGCCTCGTCTTCCCACCGGTCGCCTCCCTCCGCGCCATCGAATCCACCTCCCCAACGGCCACAACATGCCAGGCATGTCCCTTGAATACATGTGCCACCACTTTTAGATATTGTATTCGTTCCCACGGTACAACAAGTTTCAACCACCTAGCTAAACAAAAAACTTCCCACAGTGAACATGCTTAACCTGCAGGGTCATGTCTGTATATTACCGAACCTGTAGGGTTGTACACGTTTAACGACTAGTGGTTTTTAGAGAAGTAGGAGTACATAGGACTATGAGAGAAGGGCACTGAAAGAGTTCTGGATGGTTCTGTATGGATTTGGGAGCGTCCCAGAAGTGCTCGAGAGTATCCTAGAAGTTCTTGAGAGCATCCTGGTTTTTTAGAAGCCATCGGAAGGTTATAGAGCGCACCAGAAAGTTCTGGAGTTTCTAGAGGGTCCTAGTGGGTTGCCCCTGGCTATCCCAAGGGGTAGCGCCATGATACggctccaacgtatctacttttccaaacacttttgcccttattttggactctaacttgtatgatttgaatggaactaacccggactgacgctgttttcagcagaattgccatgatgttgttttatgtgcagaaaacaaaaattcttggaatgacctgaaactccacgggatatcttacagtaaataataaaaaatcctcgccaaagatgaagaccagggggcccacacccttctcacgagggtgggcggcgcccccctagggcgtgcccccctacctcgtgggccccctggagaccccccgactccaactccaactctatataactgctttcggggagaaaaaataggagagaaaaatcatcgcgttttatgatacggagccgccgccaagccctaaaacctctcgggatggctgatctggagtccgttcggggctccggagagggggattcgtcgccgtcgtcatcatcaaccatcctctatcaccaatttcatgatgctcaccgtcgtgcgtgagtaatttcatcgtaggcttgctggacggtgatgagttggatgagattcaccatgtaatcgagttagttttgttagggtttgatccctagtatccactatgttctgagattgatgttgctatgactttgctatgcttaatgcttgtcactagggcccgagtgccatgatttcagatctgaacctgttatgttttcatcaatatatgagagttctagatcctatcttgcaagtctatagtcacctattatgtgttatgatccgttaaccccgaagtgacaataatcgggatacttaccggtgatgaccgtagtttgaggagttcatgtattcactatatgctaatactttgttccggttctctattaaaaggaggccttaatatcccttagtttccattaggaccccgctgccatgggagggtaggacaaaagatgtcatgcaagttcttttccataagcacgtatgactatatcagaatacatgcctacattacattgacgaattggagctagttatgtgtcaccctatgttataactgttacatgatgaaccgcatccggcataattatccatcattgatctgatgcctacgagctttccatatactggtttacgcttatttacttccccgttgctattgttacaatcactacaaaacaccaaaaacattactttgctttcattactcttttgttaccgttaccatcactatcatattactttgctactaaacactttgctgcagatactaagtttccaggtgtggttgaattgacaactcagctgctaatacttgagaatattctttggctccccttgtgtcgaattaataaatttgggttgaatactctaccctcgaaagctgttgcgatcccctatacttgtgggttatcaagactaatttctggcgccgttgccggggagcatagctctattctttgagtcacttgggatttatatctgctggacactatgaagaacttgagagatccaaaaaccaagatctatccctcagctacgaggggaggtaaggaacttccatctagctctacacttgattcaccttctgttatgcgTAAGCTTGCgtcacctacacctgcttctgctattcattctgatatgtcgcatgttattgatgatgctacttctactatgcatgatacttatgatgaaccTACCTCTATGCCtaatactactatgccacttagcgATTTTCtagaggaacgacttgctagggctagaaagattgaaaatattgaatctgattatgaagatgaaagtgatgatgaagaatcacttatTATTCCTGAgagttatttatttgatcaagatgcttctttagctattttagcctgcaaagatagatatgaactcaaaaggttattagctaaatggaataagcaatctccaaatgctaggatgagacctgaccctgcttttgctacttcacctatctgtgttgctaataaggattatgaatgctctgttgatcctgatataattactttggttgaatctgttcctttttatggctatgaatctgaaactgttgtagcacatcttactaaattaaatgatatagccacccttcactaatgatgagagatctcgtacttttatatcctcaaaatatttccgttctcattaaagggtgatgctaagatatggtttaattctcttgatcctggttgtgtgcgtagtccccaggatatgatttattacttctctgctaaatatttccctgctcataagaaacaagctgctttaaaggaaatatacaactttgtgcaaattaaatagaagagagtctcccacaagcttgggggaggcttctcaagttacttaatgctttgcctgatcatcctcttaagaaaaaaatacttgatatcttttataatggactaaccgatgcttccagagattacctggatagttgtgctggttctcttttcagggaaagaacaccggatgaagctgaaatttattgaataatatgttgacaaatgaaaataattgggcacctcctgagccagctcctgctccaattaatgatcctattcctaaaccaactccgaagaagagaggtgttctatttctcagtcccgaagatatgcaagaggcaaagaaatctatgaaagaaaaaggtattaaagctgaagatgttaagaatttacctcctattgaagaaatacatggtctctcaatttaccgcctgatgaagaaatatatgatcttaatcctttatttattgaagaacctctagacctcgataacccgacacaggtagtaaaggtaaattctctctatagatatgataaagctgaaatccctcctactaaaattgctagtcaatgcttggatgagtttgataattttatgtttaatcaagaagacttcaatgcttattttggtagacaattaaaacaagatgctgatattaTTAAATACTTgggattatatggctaatattagaggtgaacttaaacttgttagcaaacatgcttctatggttaccactcaagtagaacaagtacttaaagctcaaaaagaattgctcaatgagatgaatagtaagaaaaattattatgctgttaaagtggctactagaactggtagaatgactcaggaacctttgtatcctgaaggccaccctaagagaattgagcaagattctcagagaaataaaattgatgcacctagttcttcaaaaaggaagaaaaacaaaaatgatagaactgtgcaaacttctagtgaacctattgctgaaccacctgataatccaaatgatatttctatttctgatgctaaaactcaatctgataatgaacatgaacctaatgaaaatgttaatgatatgttcataataatgctcaacctagtaatgataatgatgtagaaattgaacctgctgttgatcttgataacccacagtcaaagaatcaacgttatgataagaacgactttgttgctaggaaacatggtaaagaaagagaaccttgggttcagaaacccatgccttttccttccaaaccatccaagaaaaaggatgatgaggattttgagcgctttgctgaaatgattagacctatatttttgcatatgcgattgactgatatgtttaaaatgaatccttatgctaagtacatgaaagatattgttacaaataaaagaaagataccggaagctgaaatttccaccatgcttgctaattatacttttaagggcggaataccaaagaaacttggggatccaggagtacctactataccatgctccattaaaagaaactatgttaaaactgctttatgtgatcttggagccggtgttagtgttatgcctctctctttatatagtagacttgatttgaataagttgacacctactgaaatatctttgcaaatggctgataaatcaactgctatacctgttggtatttgtgaggatgtgcctgttgtggttgcaaacgttactattttaacagactttgttattcttgatattcccgaggacgatagtatgtctattattcttggaagacattttcttaatactgcaggggctgttattgattgcaacaaaggcaatgtcacttttcatgtcaatggtaatgagcatacggtacactttctgagaaaacaacctcaagttcatagtatcaattctatcggaaaaattccatcaattatatttggaggttttgaatttcctcttcccactgtcaagaagaaatatgatataattattattggggatgtgcatatccctgttgaggtaacctagtattattcgaaatttctccggtttcatgttaatcggaatgggtttgttaacaagacttgatcaaccttgttagtggattccttttgacgagcatgagatggatgaaactagaagcacaactcTCTCTACCCtttctatactttctgttatttagttgaaataaagtaaaaataaatatgTGTCTGTCTGTtgtctgattatccgtgcaatataaaaatacctcgaaaacaaaagttctccaaatgccctgaaaattaaatatgatttttttatagaatatttgaggatttatggaacaaagaacacaccaggggggccaaccaccttgccacaagggtggagggcgcgccccctgcctcgtggacccacgatggtcctcctccacttattctttcagccacacacttcatcttcctcccccaaacacgaaaaaccagctcaaacccgagtccaagcttgttttgctgccattttcgatctccttgctcaaagcacctctcacaaaactgcttggggagattgtttcTTGGTATGtaactcctccattggtccaattagtttttgttctagtgctttattcattgcaaatttgtgttgcttaggtgaccctgttcttgagcttgcatgtcaaatttatatggtcaaaagtagtcttgatgcatgatataggccctaggcacttgtaggagtagttgctatcaatattattgagtttggtttacttttattttgaagttactaaaaaatttcagaatttttcagaggaagaaatatgcttaggaaaatgttccaaggtggtccttcaaagaagcaaggatccaggcttgcaatgcgtgatgctgacgaagagccaccaagagacgctccagtgcgtccttgtgaatggccttctgaaaattttatggaccgagcgggaattaaagaagaatttaacacatatttgcgtaatgcctatcttgaggactttgaggcagacaaatgcccccagtatcatgagctcacaagctcttttgtgaggagatttgagtattcatcttcgtgtaattctccttcagtcatgtttaatctttatgacaaatcttataccatggacttagaggatttcacttttgcttgcaaacttccataatggggtagtgttagggatccccctaaatctgaatttagaaagtTTCTTCCTAatataactgtagggga belongs to Triticum urartu cultivar G1812 chromosome 7, Tu2.1, whole genome shotgun sequence and includes:
- the LOC125519816 gene encoding inactive poly [ADP-ribose] polymerase RCD1-like, with protein sequence MDPLQKSKALCLKRKPDDDCLAKNSKSHHTEIDNVSSMVHSGSSSDLPAHSCHSQPNLANDCVNYLKSGAPSRVVFYKQGSWCDFPDKIVTSIVDAFGGDKSSIVVVMDDQPLLIDFLSMTLVNLKTRKQRSVAWLDGTNNWSFPSSFFDEEVEESAKLSRNVVEGAALGSVRGNVVKPPSDVAKQAMLEASPPVIQSSCALDILRKKIVHVERGSESFLFVQNLFLSGMGSFAVPNNILHIHRYSPKDIPAQRRLEAFEKQLRLTGQKSGNANAKYGWLGSRKQDIVSVIVNGFVSTGKNTHDTVMADGIYLSPENRAFTSVGLCDVDEKGVQYMLLCRAILGKTGVIKPGSQEEFLGIYDSGVDDCSNPNYYVIWPSHRSTNISLEYLISFRLAPKVQEYFRSLKGLWLRPPPGEVKVDPSILQSVLCQTDEGPTSPWISFRLLFETIQDSISSLARELLYRHYEELKENKITRDEMVKKMMIIVGEKLLLDTLTKLKYSPSLWYNSPAKNTSCPATLGSVCIGTSTDVVSATPSHDGPAPSVLRENCEPVNSTYGGSPASAVRGQHSPTPSMCLESSSSRCTNSQDPFASMVAPLGHDALVRSALLSVNGLDSSGPSMEYNGHDTLARSCSEGHDSHVSRPTPGNTASVSMEGLHSAAPGTTPEAHDALASNRAHESVAATPGVSCQAYTPSRVPQFSAATSMAPELCAPRSMAPHLRAPRSMAPELCAPRSMAPHLRAPRSMAPELCAPRSNAPHLRAPRSMAPELCAPRSMAPQLRAPKSMAPHLRVQSKVPKVPARKTMPEASYSSAATVVPVICKPPSSSVLPKEKSHPTSSKECMTSENVAPKNPAAQCGSNKSLPRIGVDDGSTAAYSADRLITLSAEGEKCL